CGACAACCGAATCAAACAGACGCGCAACAAGTGCGTCAGCAGAACCAACAGTCTATGCAGAAGCAAGGAATGCAAGGACAACAATTCCAAACCAACATGGCAGAGGAATTCGGTTCTGAAACTGATGTGAATCAGGTGAAAAAGCAAAACCAACAATCTGAAGCGAACAAGTTTAATGCTTCAGGTCAACGTGCTAATCAGTTTGAAAACGGTTCTAGATAAGTAAGTGGATGTACACACCTGCTGGCAGAAGCATTAGGCTTCTGCCAGTTTTTTTATAAGCGGCGGCTGGTTTAAAAACTTCTGCCTTATTTAGCAAACGAACTAAAATACATAATCATTTTAACTTTATCCGGAAAATTGTTATACTAAAGAGATAAAAATGAGCGTTTAAATTTTCAGGTAACTAAAAGGTGGGTTAAACATGACAATTCCTAAGGAAGGGGAAAAGATACAAATACATAGTTACAAACATAACGGCAATATTCATCGCGTGTGGCAAGAAACGACCGTATTGAAAGGAACAAGAAATATTGTTATCGGTGCAAATGAACGGACATTGGTGACAGAATCTGACGGAAGAACTTGGGTGACACGAGAGCCGTCAATTTGTTATTTTCATGCTGAACATTGGTTTAATATTATTTGTATGTTGCGCGAAGACGGTGTTTATTATTATGTAAATATAAGTTCACCATTCGTATATAATAACAAAACATTAAAATACATAGATTACGACCTGGATGTAAAAGTTTTTCCAGATATGGGGTACATGATATTAGACGAAGATGAATACGAACTTCATAAAAAACAGATGAATTATCCAGAAGTAATTGATCAAATTTTACATAATAATCTTGAGAAATTACTCGGATGGATAAAACAAAGAAGGGGACCGTTTGCCTCTGATTTTATAGAAGCATGGACAGCCCGTTATGAATTTTACAAATCGGTACAAGAGGAAAAGTAAGGCTCTAAATGTTATGTAGTTAATATATATTTATTTTGGAATATTAACATGGATTTTATGTATTTTGTATATTCTTTCAATGTTCTCGAGTAAACTTCATTGATAGAAGTGGAAGGCTTTTTGAAATAGGAGGAACATATTTGGGAAATAGT
This window of the Sporosarcina ureilytica genome carries:
- a CDS encoding gamma-type small acid-soluble spore protein, with translation MTNNRQPNQTDAQQVRQQNQQSMQKQGMQGQQFQTNMAEEFGSETDVNQVKKQNQQSEANKFNASGQRANQFENGSR
- the ntdP gene encoding nucleoside tri-diphosphate phosphatase, with protein sequence MTIPKEGEKIQIHSYKHNGNIHRVWQETTVLKGTRNIVIGANERTLVTESDGRTWVTREPSICYFHAEHWFNIICMLREDGVYYYVNISSPFVYNNKTLKYIDYDLDVKVFPDMGYMILDEDEYELHKKQMNYPEVIDQILHNNLEKLLGWIKQRRGPFASDFIEAWTARYEFYKSVQEEK